In Massilistercora timonensis, the following are encoded in one genomic region:
- a CDS encoding penicillin-binding transpeptidase domain-containing protein: MKNRTYNRKKLLVVFGLAVIVLFLLAGRLVYLMVFEAGYYQEKAQALHEREREIKAKRGEIIDRNGTVLATNRTVCTISVIHSQVTDPEKVIQTLSGELGLPEEEVREKVEKVSSRERIQANVDKEVGDRIRNMGLDGVKVDEDFKRYYPYGELASKVLGFTGGDNQGIIGLEVKYEEYLKGENGTILTTTDARGIELEGVAEDRVEPVPGHTLQISLDYNLQTYAQQMAEKVLEEKKAQKVAVLLMNPQNGEILAMVNVPEFDLNEPFRLNTGTGEDLTDEELQDALNQMWRNGCINDTYEPGSTFKIITASACLEEGVVDLKDTFTCPGYRIVEDRKIRCHKVGGHGAETFVEGIENSCNPVFIEIGLRLGTENFYKYFQQFGLMGTTGVDLPGEAGTIMHKPENVGQVELATMSFGQSFQVTPIQMAATVSSLVNGGIRVTPHFGVRILDEEGKELKEFQYQEKERIVSRETSRTMQRLLEGVVSQGSGKNAYLEGYHIGGKTATSQTLPRSANRYISSFIGFAPADDPQILGMCVIYDPQGVYYGGTIAAPVIGDIFRNIFPYLGIEKE; encoded by the coding sequence ATGAAAAACAGAACCTATAACAGGAAAAAGCTGCTGGTGGTCTTCGGGCTGGCTGTGATCGTCCTTTTTCTTCTGGCCGGCCGTCTTGTCTATCTGATGGTATTTGAGGCCGGATATTATCAGGAGAAAGCTCAGGCGCTTCACGAGCGGGAGCGGGAGATCAAGGCAAAAAGAGGGGAGATCATTGACCGGAACGGCACGGTCCTTGCCACCAACCGGACGGTGTGTACCATCTCGGTGATCCACAGCCAGGTGACGGATCCGGAGAAAGTGATCCAGACGTTGTCCGGGGAGTTGGGGCTTCCGGAGGAAGAAGTGCGCGAAAAGGTGGAGAAGGTGTCTTCCCGGGAGCGGATCCAGGCAAATGTGGACAAAGAGGTGGGGGACCGGATCCGGAATATGGGGCTTGACGGAGTGAAGGTGGATGAGGATTTTAAGCGTTATTATCCGTACGGGGAACTGGCATCCAAGGTGCTGGGATTCACCGGCGGGGACAACCAGGGGATCATCGGGCTGGAGGTGAAGTATGAAGAATATCTGAAAGGAGAGAACGGCACCATCCTGACCACAACGGACGCCAGGGGAATTGAACTGGAAGGAGTGGCGGAAGACCGGGTGGAGCCGGTTCCCGGCCATACCCTCCAGATCAGCCTGGATTACAATCTTCAGACTTATGCCCAGCAGATGGCAGAGAAGGTGCTGGAGGAAAAGAAGGCCCAGAAGGTGGCTGTTCTCCTGATGAATCCCCAAAACGGGGAGATCCTTGCCATGGTCAATGTGCCTGAATTTGACCTTAACGAGCCCTTCCGGCTCAATACCGGGACCGGGGAAGACCTGACGGACGAGGAACTCCAGGACGCGTTAAACCAGATGTGGCGCAACGGCTGTATCAACGATACCTACGAGCCGGGATCCACCTTTAAGATCATCACGGCTTCCGCCTGTCTGGAGGAGGGGGTGGTGGATCTTAAGGATACCTTTACCTGTCCCGGCTACCGGATCGTGGAGGATCGGAAGATCCGCTGCCACAAGGTGGGCGGCCACGGGGCGGAAACCTTTGTGGAGGGGATAGAGAATTCCTGCAATCCGGTGTTCATTGAGATCGGTCTTAGGCTGGGAACAGAGAATTTCTATAAATATTTCCAACAGTTCGGACTGATGGGGACGACCGGGGTGGATCTGCCCGGAGAGGCAGGAACTATCATGCATAAGCCGGAAAATGTGGGCCAGGTGGAACTTGCCACCATGAGTTTTGGCCAGTCTTTCCAGGTGACGCCCATCCAGATGGCGGCCACAGTCAGTTCCCTTGTCAACGGCGGCATCCGGGTAACGCCCCACTTCGGGGTCCGGATCCTGGACGAAGAGGGAAAAGAATTAAAAGAATTCCAGTATCAGGAGAAGGAGCGCATTGTTTCCAGGGAGACATCCCGTACCATGCAGCGCCTCCTGGAAGGGGTGGTGTCCCAGGGATCCGGCAAAAACGCCTATCTGGAGGGATATCACATCGGTGGGAAGACCGCCACATCCCAGACCCTCCCAAGAAGCGCCAACCGGTATATTTCTTCTTTTATCGGTTTCGCGCCGGCAGACGACCCGCAGATCCTGGGGATGTGCGTGATCTACGACCCCCAGGGAGTCTACTATGGAGGGACCATCGCAGCGCCGGTGATCGGGGACATTTTCCGTAATATATTCCCCTATCTTGGCATTGAAAAAGAATAG
- a CDS encoding putative peptidoglycan glycosyltransferase FtsW gives MTQPRKRKYDLTLLAALLALLVFGLIILYSTSAYNGEVKFHDSFYYLKKQVFATLLGILGMYLAARTDYHLWKYAALPGYLAAILLSVAVLLIGEEYNGSKRWLSFGPFSFQPSEFAKVAVILFLAWLVTRSGRKMGSMKALLGVMVSILPIVGLVGASNLSTAIIILGIGVTLVFVASPRYTPFLLMGAVGAGFMAVFLALESYRLERLLIWRNPEAYEKGYQTLQGLYAIGSGGLFGRGLGESVQKLGFVPEAQNDMIFSIICEELGLFGAGILLFLFLVLIWRFFVIASRASDLFGALIAAGAMAHMMIQVILNIGVVTNTIPNTGITLPFISYGGTSIVFLLLEMGVVLSVSSMVE, from the coding sequence TTGACACAGCCAAGGAAGAGGAAGTATGATCTGACCCTTCTCGCCGCACTTCTGGCGCTTCTGGTCTTTGGACTTATCATCCTGTACAGCACCAGCGCTTATAACGGAGAAGTGAAGTTCCACGACTCTTTTTACTACCTGAAGAAGCAGGTGTTTGCCACGCTGCTGGGGATCCTGGGGATGTACCTGGCGGCGCGCACGGACTACCATCTCTGGAAATATGCGGCCCTGCCGGGATATCTGGCGGCGATCCTGCTTTCCGTGGCGGTCCTTTTGATAGGGGAAGAGTACAACGGCTCCAAAAGATGGCTTTCTTTTGGGCCGTTTTCTTTTCAGCCTTCTGAGTTTGCCAAGGTGGCGGTGATCCTTTTCCTGGCCTGGCTGGTGACCAGAAGCGGCAGGAAGATGGGGAGCATGAAAGCCCTTCTTGGCGTCATGGTTTCCATCCTGCCAATCGTAGGCCTTGTAGGGGCAAGCAATTTAAGCACTGCCATCATCATCCTGGGAATCGGGGTGACCCTTGTGTTCGTGGCAAGCCCCAGATATACGCCTTTTCTTCTGATGGGCGCTGTGGGAGCAGGATTTATGGCAGTGTTTCTGGCTCTGGAGAGCTACCGGCTGGAGCGGCTTTTGATCTGGCGCAATCCAGAGGCTTATGAGAAGGGATACCAGACTCTCCAGGGGCTTTATGCCATCGGTTCCGGAGGACTTTTTGGCCGGGGACTGGGAGAGAGTGTGCAGAAGCTGGGATTTGTACCGGAGGCGCAGAATGATATGATCTTTTCCATCATCTGTGAAGAACTGGGACTGTTTGGAGCAGGGATCCTGCTTTTTCTGTTTCTGGTGCTGATCTGGCGGTTCTTCGTGATCGCTTCCCGGGCGTCAGATCTTTTCGGAGCCTTGATCGCAGCGGGAGCCATGGCTCACATGATGATCCAGGTGATCCTGAATATCGGGGTGGTGACCAACACCATCCCCAACACCGGCATCACCCTTCCTTTTATCAGTTACGGAGGTACTTCGATCGTGTTTCTCCTTCTGGAAATGGGGGTTGTGTTAAGCGTGTCATCAATGGTAGAATAA
- the ftsZ gene encoding cell division protein FtsZ — protein MLEIKTNESEAAAKIIVCGVGGGGNNAVNRMIDEQIAGVEFIAINTDKQALQLCKAPTLMQIGDKITKGLGAGARPEVGEKAAEESAEEISAALKGADMVFVTCGMGGGTGTGATPVVARIAKEQGALTVGVVTKPFRFESKTRMNNALAGIEKLKENVDTLIVIPNDKLLEVVDRRTTMPEALKKADEVLQQGIQGITDLINVPSLINLDFADVQTVMTDKGIAHIGIGQGRGDDKALEAVKQAVASPLLETTIAGASHVIINVSGDITLMDASDAAEYVQDLAGEDANIIFGAMYDDSRADEATITVIATGLHNVGGSASKLKSRLEHPRNVSPAPQTTYERPATAQHSAAPVRTPQLDIGLATGRSSSGSNVTRKAPGGTAPSLETPRTPTSKVKEQSIKIPDFFKK, from the coding sequence TTGCTAGAGATTAAGACAAACGAATCAGAAGCGGCGGCGAAAATTATTGTTTGCGGAGTGGGAGGCGGCGGAAACAACGCAGTCAACCGCATGATCGACGAGCAGATCGCCGGCGTGGAATTTATCGCGATTAATACAGATAAACAGGCACTTCAGTTATGTAAGGCCCCCACGCTTATGCAGATCGGGGATAAGATCACCAAGGGACTTGGCGCGGGAGCCAGGCCGGAGGTAGGCGAGAAAGCCGCGGAGGAAAGCGCGGAGGAGATCTCCGCAGCGCTCAAAGGGGCGGATATGGTGTTCGTCACCTGTGGTATGGGCGGCGGAACCGGAACCGGAGCCACACCGGTGGTTGCCCGGATCGCCAAGGAGCAGGGAGCTCTGACGGTAGGAGTTGTGACAAAGCCCTTCCGTTTTGAGTCCAAGACCCGTATGAACAACGCACTTGCAGGGATTGAAAAGCTGAAAGAAAATGTAGACACTCTGATTGTTATCCCGAATGATAAATTGCTTGAAGTGGTAGATAGACGTACTACCATGCCGGAGGCTCTGAAAAAGGCGGACGAGGTCCTGCAGCAGGGTATTCAGGGCATTACAGACCTGATCAACGTACCATCTCTTATCAACCTTGACTTCGCGGATGTCCAGACGGTTATGACCGACAAGGGAATCGCTCACATCGGTATTGGACAGGGCCGCGGTGATGACAAGGCGCTTGAGGCGGTAAAACAGGCTGTTGCCAGTCCGCTGCTTGAGACCACGATCGCCGGCGCGTCTCATGTGATCATTAATGTATCCGGAGATATTACCCTGATGGATGCTTCTGACGCGGCAGAGTACGTACAGGATCTGGCCGGAGAGGACGCCAACATTATCTTTGGCGCTATGTATGATGATTCCAGAGCAGATGAAGCTACTATCACCGTGATCGCCACCGGCCTTCACAATGTAGGCGGCAGCGCATCCAAGCTGAAGTCCAGACTGGAACACCCAAGGAATGTTTCCCCGGCGCCTCAGACTACTTATGAGAGACCTGCCACAGCCCAGCACAGCGCAGCGCCTGTAAGGACACCGCAGCTGGATATCGGGCTTGCTACCGGAAGGAGCAGTTCCGGAAGCAATGTAACAAGAAAAGCTCCCGGCGGGACCGCGCCATCTCTGGAGACGCCAAGAACGCCTACCAGCAAGGTGAAAGAGCAGTCCATTAAGATCCCGGATTTCTTTAAGAAGTAA
- the murD gene encoding UDP-N-acetylmuramoyl-L-alanine--D-glutamate ligase — MDVKEKQVLVFGSGISGTAAVRLLEKEGAQVILYDGNEKLDPKKVKEQLGEGSRARIVLGAFPEELLETLDLLILSPGVPTDLPVVEAIASRGIPVTGEVELAYSYGKGDVLAITGTNGKTTTTTLLGEIMKRYQEDVFVVGNIGNPYTLAAMEMTEHSIAVAEMSSFQLETIREFHPKVSAILNFTPDHLNRHHTMEAYVEAKKNIARNQTEDDYCVLNYEDERTREFGTQVKAQVLYFSSRHKLERGIYLDQGSIIYKNPEEVKLCDVKELQILGTHNYENVMAAAGMAAVYGVPMEVIREAVLAFKGVEHRIEFVAEKQGVAYYNDSKGTNPDAAIKAIQAMNRPTVLLGGGYDKDSEYTQWIQAFDGKVKKLILMGQTREKIAKDAEKCGFHDYVMADGFEEAVLLAARTAQPGEAVLLSPACASWDMFPNYEVRGEKFKEIVNSL; from the coding sequence TTGGATGTAAAAGAGAAACAGGTACTGGTATTTGGTTCCGGGATCAGCGGGACCGCGGCGGTCCGCCTTCTGGAGAAGGAAGGAGCACAAGTGATCCTCTACGACGGCAATGAGAAGCTGGACCCGAAGAAGGTGAAGGAGCAGCTGGGAGAAGGAAGCCGGGCAAGGATCGTCCTGGGGGCATTCCCGGAGGAGCTTCTTGAGACGCTGGATCTTCTGATCTTAAGTCCCGGCGTCCCCACAGATCTTCCGGTGGTGGAAGCCATAGCTTCCAGAGGGATCCCGGTGACCGGAGAGGTGGAGCTTGCCTATTCTTATGGAAAAGGAGACGTGCTGGCGATCACAGGGACCAACGGAAAGACTACAACGACAACACTGCTGGGGGAGATCATGAAGCGTTACCAGGAGGATGTGTTCGTGGTGGGGAATATCGGCAATCCCTACACCCTGGCGGCCATGGAGATGACAGAACACTCTATCGCTGTGGCGGAGATGAGCAGCTTCCAGCTGGAGACCATCCGGGAGTTCCATCCGAAGGTAAGCGCGATCTTGAATTTTACGCCGGATCATCTGAACCGTCATCATACCATGGAAGCTTATGTGGAGGCTAAGAAGAATATTGCCAGGAACCAGACGGAAGACGATTACTGCGTTCTCAATTATGAGGATGAGAGGACCCGGGAATTCGGAACTCAGGTGAAGGCTCAGGTTCTATATTTCAGCAGCCGGCATAAACTAGAGAGAGGCATTTATCTGGACCAGGGATCCATTATCTATAAGAACCCGGAGGAAGTGAAACTCTGCGATGTGAAGGAACTGCAGATCCTGGGGACCCACAATTATGAAAATGTAATGGCCGCGGCGGGGATGGCCGCTGTCTACGGGGTACCCATGGAAGTGATCCGGGAAGCGGTGCTTGCGTTTAAAGGCGTGGAGCACCGGATCGAATTTGTAGCGGAGAAACAGGGCGTAGCCTATTACAATGATTCCAAGGGGACCAATCCGGACGCTGCCATTAAGGCTATCCAGGCCATGAACCGGCCCACGGTGCTGCTGGGGGGCGGATACGACAAGGATTCGGAATACACCCAGTGGATCCAGGCTTTTGACGGCAAGGTGAAGAAGCTGATCCTTATGGGGCAGACCCGGGAGAAAATCGCGAAAGACGCGGAAAAATGCGGCTTTCATGACTATGTGATGGCTGATGGATTTGAGGAGGCAGTTCTTCTGGCGGCCAGGACGGCACAGCCGGGAGAGGCGGTCCTTCTGTCCCCGGCCTGCGCAAGCTGGGATATGTTTCCTAATTATGAGGTACGTGGAGAGAAATTCAAAGAGATTGTAAATTCCTTATAA
- the mraY gene encoding phospho-N-acetylmuramoyl-pentapeptide-transferase: protein MDYMIFLPVLIAFAISVILGPVIIPILRRLKMGQTEREDGVKSHLKKAGTPTMGGVIILLSVVVTSLLYLRDYPKIIPILFVTLGFGLIGFLDDYLKVVMKRSDGLYPKQKMALQIVVTAIFAFYLIRFTDVSLAMLIPFTGGKYLDIGWLAVPLLFFAVIGTVNGVNFTDGLDGLASSVTVLVATFFTVVAIGTKSGIEPITCAVVGALLGFLLFNVYPASVFMGDTGSLALGGFVASTAYMLQMPIFILIVGLIYLVEVLSVMIQVTYFKKTGGKRIFKMAPIHHHFELCGWSETRVVAVFSIITALLCLIALMAM from the coding sequence ATGGATTATATGATATTTCTGCCAGTTTTGATCGCATTCGCGATCAGCGTGATCCTGGGACCGGTGATCATTCCGATCCTGCGGAGGCTGAAAATGGGCCAGACAGAGCGGGAGGACGGAGTGAAGTCCCATCTGAAGAAGGCGGGGACGCCTACCATGGGCGGAGTGATCATTCTTTTAAGCGTAGTGGTTACCTCCCTTCTTTATCTCAGGGATTACCCCAAGATCATCCCCATCCTTTTTGTAACGCTGGGATTTGGACTGATCGGTTTCCTGGATGATTATCTGAAAGTGGTGATGAAGCGCTCCGACGGTCTGTATCCGAAGCAGAAAATGGCGCTGCAGATCGTGGTGACCGCCATCTTCGCATTCTATCTGATCCGGTTTACGGATGTGTCCCTGGCGATGCTGATCCCCTTTACCGGCGGGAAATATCTGGATATCGGCTGGCTTGCGGTTCCCTTGTTGTTCTTTGCTGTGATCGGGACCGTGAACGGCGTGAATTTTACTGATGGACTGGACGGCCTGGCCTCCAGTGTGACGGTGCTTGTGGCAACCTTCTTCACGGTGGTGGCCATTGGTACCAAAAGCGGCATCGAGCCCATTACCTGCGCGGTGGTGGGAGCCCTGCTTGGATTCTTGTTGTTTAACGTCTATCCGGCCAGTGTCTTCATGGGAGATACCGGCTCCCTGGCTCTTGGAGGATTTGTGGCCTCTACGGCTTACATGCTGCAGATGCCTATCTTCATCCTGATCGTGGGGCTGATCTATCTGGTGGAGGTACTGTCCGTGATGATCCAGGTTACCTATTTCAAAAAGACCGGCGGAAAGCGGATCTTCAAGATGGCGCCCATCCACCATCACTTTGAGCTGTGCGGATGGTCGGAGACCCGGGTAGTGGCCGTATTTTCCATTATCACGGCGCTTTTGTGCCTGATCGCGCTGATGGCGATGTAA